TAAGCAATCGCGGCAAAGATTACACTACCAATAGCTAACCCATCTAATCCATCAGTTAAATTTACCGCATTAGAAGAACCAACGATTACCAGGACCACAAAAGGTATATAAAGCCACTCTAAGTTTAAAGGAGGCTTATTAAAAAAAGGAATAGCAAGACTTGTTTGAAGCTGGCTACCTACTGGATAATAATAAAAGTACAAAGCTACTGCTAAAGCAATGGCAACTTGACCAATTAACTTTTTTCGAATAATTAACCCTTCAGACTTCTTTTTAACTACCTTTAAGTAATCATCATAAAAACCTAATAAGCCTAAAGAAATAGTCACTAAAAGAATAGCGATAATTAATCGACTGTCCAATCTTGCCCAAAGTAAGGTAGAAACAATTAAGGCTACTAAAATAATAATTCCACCCATAGTGGGGGTACTGGACTTATGAACATGGTTCTCTAAATATTCTTCTCGAATAACTTGAACAACCCTTCTAGATCTTAGTTTTTTAATAATAATTGGCCCTAAAATTAAAGAAATAACTAAAGCCGTTAAAGCAGCATAAGCACTTCTAAAAGTGATATACTTAAATAAGCGAAAGACAGAAGTAACTTTATCGGGATCAAAAAGCCACTGGTAAAATATATAGTAAAACACTTAAGCCTCTTTAATAATCTCTTCCATCTTCATTAATCTTGAACCTTTTACTAAGACACAATCAGTTGGCTTTAAGATTTCTTGAAGGGACAAAATTAGTCTCTCTTTATCCTTAAAATGAAAAATATTTCTCTCTGGAAAATCATTATCTTTAGCTCCTTCTCCTATCTCTCTTCCTAGCTCTCCCAAGGTAAACAAAAGACTTATTTCCCTTTTTTCTGCAATAAGTTTTCCTACTTCTCTATGAAAGCTCAAAGCTTGCTCTCCTAATTCTAACATATCTCCTAAGACCACGATCTTTCTTTTGGCTTTAGAGATACTTAACAAAGTCTCAATAGCTCTTTTTACTGATTCTGGATTGGCATTGTAAGTATCATCAATAAAGACTTTACCCTCTTTTTTGACTAACTTAAACCTTCCCTCTGGATATTTTGTCTCTAATAGTCCTTCTTTAATTAAGGAAAGATCAATCTTAAATAAATAACCTACGGCCAAAGCCAGAGAAGCATTATAGACATTATGAAGTCCTAATCTTTTAATCTTAATTCCCTTAGCTCTTCCTTCGATATCAAAAGAAATTTCACGATCATTTTCTAGTTTAATATTTATCACTCGGTAATCAGCTTGGTTTTTAATACCTACAGTGATAATTCTCTCTTTAAAGATCTTCTTAACTTTAGAGGTATAAGGATCATCGGCGTTTAAGATGGCTATTTTATCTTTAACTAAGTTAAGGAGAAGCTCTATTTTACCTTTAAATACATTTTCTAAGCTCTTAAGATTTTCTAAATGAGTTTGTCCAATATTAGTAATAATACCTATATTAGGCTCTGAAATTTGGGCTAAATTCTCTATCTCTCCTAAATTGCTCATGCCCATCTCTAAAACAATAACCTGATGCAAAGGTGAGACTTTTAATAAAGTAAGAGGAACGCCAATCTCATTATTATAACTCTTCTCACTCTTACATACCTTAAACTTCTTCCCCAGTATCGAAGCGACCATCTCTTTAGTGGTCGTTTTGCCATTACTTCCGGTAATACCGACTAAAGTATTAGGATAACGTTTTCGATTGTAAAGAGCTATTCTACCTAAAGCTTTAACAGTCTGATCTACTTTTATGACTACCTTTTTACAATCAAAAGATTCTATATTTTCAGAAATAATTGCTCCTGCCGCTCCTTTTAAAAAAGCTTCTTGGATAAAATCATGGCCATCGAAATGTTTTCCCTTAATAGCTAAGAATAAACTCCCTTTCTTTATAGCCTTACTATCAGTAGAAATATCATGGATTTGAAGATCTTCTTTTCCAAACTTTAATTCTCCTTTGGTTATCTGAATTATTTCTTTTACCGAGATTAGCTTCATCTTATCTATCTCTTTTTTTGAGACAAAATTTCTTCTTTTACCACCTCATGATCTTTAAAATGAATAGTTTGATCTTTAAGGATCTGATCTTCTTCATGGCCTTTTCCGGCAATGAGAATTAAATCCCCCTCTTTGGCTAATGCTATAGCTTTGGCAATAGCTTTTCTTCTCTCTAAGATAATCTCAAAGTTACTATCTCCATTTAAAAAACCTTTTTTTATATTTAAAGCTATCTCCATAGGGTCCTCTCTCCGAGGATTATCAGAAGTAATAATGGTATAATCACTCAACAAAGAAGCTATCTTGCCCATCATTGGTCTTTTTTCTTTATCTCGATCTCCTCCGCAACCAAAAACAGTAATGAGCTGCTTTGGTTTGAGAGTTTTAGCCGTAGAAAGACTCCAGTGTAAAGCATCAGGAGTATGAGCAAAATCTACGATCACTTTAAAACTACCTTGATAAACAACTTCAAATCTTCCACAAACATTAGTCAGGGCTTCTAATCCTTCCTTTATCTGGGGTAGGCTTACCTCATTGTGTAAAGCTACGGCCGCCGCCGCTAAAGCATTATAAACATTGTACCGACCAATTAGTCTTAAATTTATCCTCTGTCCATTAAGGCTAAAAGAAGGATAACCTTCCTTGTCTATTTTCACTTCCTTAGCTAAAATAAGAGCTTGATTGTTTAAGCCATACTTCATCACCTTAGACTTAGTTTCAGCTAAGATTTTACCACAACACTGGTCATCAACGTTAATAATAGCAACCTTTTCTTGGTCGCTTCCTAGTTGCTTAAATAACTTGATCTTTGAATTAAGATAAGCCGAAAAACTTTGGTGAAAATCTAAATGGTCTTGAGTAATATTAGTAAAAACCGCGCTTTGAAAATTTACTCCCTCTACTCGGCTTAAAGAGAGAGCATGAGAAGATACTTCCATGACACAATAAGTTAACCCATTATTAACCATCTCTTGAAAATAACTCTGCAAAGCTAAGGATGGAGGAGTAGTAAAATTAGCTTTCTCTTCTTTACCACTTCCTATTTGATAAGAGATAGTAGATAGCCGTCCGATCTTAGCGCCAGCTACCTTAAAGATAGACTCTACTAAATAAGCTGTAGTGGTCTTGCCATTAGTTCCAGTAATGCCAATAATCTTTAAATCTTTAGAAGGACAGTTATAATAATTGTTAGCTATTTGAGCTAAGGCTAAACGAGTATCTGGAACTTTGATTAAAGTAACAAAAGAAGGAACTTCCACTACTTCCTCACTTACAATAACTTTGGCTCCTTTCTCTACAGCTTCCTTGACGAAGTTATGGCCATCAAACTTCTCTCCTCTCAAGCAAACAAAGAGAGAATTAAGGGTTACTTGTTGGGAGTGGCAAGTCACCTCTTTAATCTTGGTCTCGAGGTCTCCTTTAAATCTGTCT
The bacterium DNA segment above includes these coding regions:
- the mraY gene encoding phospho-N-acetylmuramoyl-pentapeptide-transferase, encoding MFYQWLFDPDKVTSVFRLFKYITFRSAYAALTALVISLILGPIIIKKLRSRRVVQVIREEYLENHVHKSSTPTMGGIIILVALIVSTLLWARLDSRLIIAILLVTISLGLLGFYDDYLKVVKKKSEGLIIRKKLIGQVAIALAVALYFYYYPVGSQLQTSLAIPFFNKPPLNLEWLYIPFVVLVIVGSSNAVNLTDGLDGLAIGSVIFAAIAYAGFCYVGGNIKIAEYLKIIYVPGGGELTVFLAALIGAGLGFLWFNAHPADIFMGDTGSLALGGALGTAAILIKNELLLLIVGGLFVMEACSVLIQIVSYRLWKKRVFLIAPLHHHFEKKGWAESKIIIRFWIIAIIFVLLSLSTLKLR
- a CDS encoding UDP-N-acetylmuramoyl-L-alanyl-D-glutamate--2,6-diaminopimelate ligase translates to MNLSKLILSLEIDRFKGDLETKIKEVTCHSQQVTLNSLFVCLRGEKFDGHNFVKEAVEKGAKVIVSEEVVEVPSFVTLIKVPDTRLALAQIANNYYNCPSKDLKIIGITGTNGKTTTAYLVESIFKVAGAKIGRLSTISYQIGSGKEEKANFTTPPSLALQSYFQEMVNNGLTYCVMEVSSHALSLSRVEGVNFQSAVFTNITQDHLDFHQSFSAYLNSKIKLFKQLGSDQEKVAIINVDDQCCGKILAETKSKVMKYGLNNQALILAKEVKIDKEGYPSFSLNGQRINLRLIGRYNVYNALAAAAVALHNEVSLPQIKEGLEALTNVCGRFEVVYQGSFKVIVDFAHTPDALHWSLSTAKTLKPKQLITVFGCGGDRDKEKRPMMGKIASLLSDYTIITSDNPRREDPMEIALNIKKGFLNGDSNFEIILERRKAIAKAIALAKEGDLILIAGKGHEEDQILKDQTIHFKDHEVVKEEILSQKKR
- a CDS encoding UDP-N-acetylmuramoyl-tripeptide--D-alanyl-D-alanine ligase, which produces MKLISVKEIIQITKGELKFGKEDLQIHDISTDSKAIKKGSLFLAIKGKHFDGHDFIQEAFLKGAAGAIISENIESFDCKKVVIKVDQTVKALGRIALYNRKRYPNTLVGITGSNGKTTTKEMVASILGKKFKVCKSEKSYNNEIGVPLTLLKVSPLHQVIVLEMGMSNLGEIENLAQISEPNIGIITNIGQTHLENLKSLENVFKGKIELLLNLVKDKIAILNADDPYTSKVKKIFKERIITVGIKNQADYRVINIKLENDREISFDIEGRAKGIKIKRLGLHNVYNASLALAVGYLFKIDLSLIKEGLLETKYPEGRFKLVKKEGKVFIDDTYNANPESVKRAIETLLSISKAKRKIVVLGDMLELGEQALSFHREVGKLIAEKREISLLFTLGELGREIGEGAKDNDFPERNIFHFKDKERLILSLQEILKPTDCVLVKGSRLMKMEEIIKEA